In Pseudophryne corroboree isolate aPseCor3 chromosome 3, aPseCor3.hap2, whole genome shotgun sequence, a genomic segment contains:
- the LOC135057216 gene encoding alpha/beta hydrolase domain-containing protein 17C-like encodes MLGLSWRRLFSIFCCPPSLSSITAKLSFQPPEPSYTLQEIEAPPAQDVAQDERVDPTVSLPPICSLHLSESVNCLYSQWDLDMVEMFRCITKRGNSLACMYIRCAPGSRYTLLYSHGSNTDLGQVCSHYIALGCRIGCNIFSYDYSGFGMSSGRPSEKNIYADIEAAWHALRTRYGVPPENIILYGYSIGSAPSIDLATRYNCAAIILHSALMSAMRIAFPHIRRTFCYNPFPNIKKISKVTCPVLIIHGTEDENIDFSHGLGLYEYCPQAVEPLWVIGGNHYNLHHYAQYEERLQHFIYQELPFIYQELPNP; translated from the exons ATGTTGGGCCTCTCTTGGAGGAGGCTCTTTTCCATCTTTTGTTGCCCACCTTCGCTTAGCAGCATAACAGCTAAATTGTCCTTTCAACCACCAGAGCCTTCATACACTCTACAGGAGATTGAGGCCCCCCCAGCCCAGGACGTGGCTCAGGATGAGCGGGTGGACCCTACAGTCTCCCTGCCTCCAATATGCAGTCTGCACCTGTCAGAAAGTGTTAATTGCCTATACTCCCAGTGGGATCTGGACATGGTAGAGATGTTCCGATGTATCACAAAGCGGGGGAACAGCCTGGCCTGTATGTATATCCGCTGTGCACCTGGGAGCCGCTACACGCTGCTCTATTCTCATGGCAGCAATACTGACCTAGGCCAGGTGTGCAGCCACTACATTGCCCTGGGCTGCAGGATTGGATGCAACATCTTCTCCTATGACTACTCTGGCTTTGGAATGAGCAGCGGAAGGCCGAGTGAGAAGAACATCTATGCAGACATTGAAGCAGCCTGGCACGCCCTGAGGACCCG ATATGGAGTCCCTCCTGAAAACATCATCCTATATGGTTACAGCATAGGCAGTGCCCCTTCGATTGATCTTGCAACCCGCTACAACTGTGCGGCCATCATTCTTCACTCCGCACTCATGTCAGCGATGCGGATTGCCTTTCCGCACATACGGAGGACCTTCTGTTACAATCCCTTCCCCAA CATTAAGAAAATCTCTAAAGTAACCTGTCCAGTTCTCATAATTCATGGAACCGAAGATGAGAATATTGATTTCTCCCATGGATTGGGACTGTACGAGTACTGCCCACAAGCTGTAGAGCCTCTCTGGGTGATAGGAGGCAACCACTATAATCTACATCACTATGCCCAGTATGAAGAGAGGCTTCAGCACTTCATATATCAAGAGCTGCCTTTCATATATCAGGAGCTGCCCAATCCATGA